The DNA region acacacacgtggatTTAATATAGTCTAGGACTTCTATTAGGAAAGAGATGTGTACTAGCATAAAACCAGAAGTGAAAACACTGAATAACTACCACTGCTACGACTAAATtgcacccaaaaaaaaaaaaataaatatatatatatatatatatatatatatatatatatatatatatatatatatatatataaaaaaaaaatatatatatatattatttttatttatattttttttttaaaaaaaccaaatgtcaaaatatatacatagcaCACAATGTAAACAATTTTGGATGATTACTCATTTgagtaatattttcatttattaaactaaaaccaGTATAAGTTCCACTTATCAGCAAACGCTTCCAAAATGTTTTAGGTTTATTTGTTGCACCAGCAGCTATTAATGTCTACTGATTCAGTGAGTCAGGAGTCGCTCTAAGTGACTCTTAACGGAGGAGCTCGAGGACGAGCTGGATCTTTTGTCAGACGGACTTCAAAAGAATCCGCTCACGAATCGTTCCTGGAGCGCTTGCGCTGTATGTTTGTTGTCGGACCGTGAGAAACACAATAGAGAGACGCACTGGccgttttttctcttttgtacGGAGTTCATTCAGTCCTGTTCTCTCAGCACTTTACATTCAGGCGCAAACTCAGCCACAATCAGATTCTACACTTCAACAAGGTGACATGAACAAACGTTTGCGCCGATGAATCAGAAACATTAGGTAATCTGACGACACCTAGTCGTTTCAttagaaataaacttaaaccCTGAACTAGGCTTAAGTCTCCTCAACTGATGCATTACAACGTTGACTTGTTTTCATGTTCATTATCTGTATTAAGTTATTTCATGCCACGTGATTTGAGCGACAAACTCGGACAAAGCCATTCTTTTTGGAAATGGTATCTTTCCAGTTAATAAGCAGAGTTTGACCGCTTTCGAATCCATTAAGCATGCATCGAATCTGATTACACCAGAAGAGTCATTCAAGTGAACTATTCTTGAGGTTAGCAGTGCACAAAATCAAAAGTGGTTTTCTAGGCTGATCTGAACTAAACTCAACTTTTGGGAGAGTTGGAAAACTTTCCTATCCTAACAAGCCACACAAACCaattcattcagctttcagatgacgtATAAGACATTAATGTGTTTGATAAGGgtcatgaaatgaaaacagaaactAACCGAAAGACTCGTTGACGGGCAGATAGGCCTTAACCACGAACATGGGCGTTCCCATGACCTGAGACTCCTCGAAGACGTGGCCTCGTTTTCTGTTCAACACGCCGTAGATGCCTCCGACCACCTGCTCTGGGCACtgagaggagaagaagagagggtGAGAGGCGCCCGTGTGTCAGAGAGCGAGACCCGGCGAAGCGACACCTCACCTGAATCTCCACCAGGTAGACGGGCTCCATGAGCCGGGGCTCGGCCGTGAGCTGACAGGCGTACAGGACCCTGCGGGCCGTGGGGATGATCTGGCCGCCGCCGCGGTGGATGGCGTCTGTGTGCAGAGTCACGTCGTGGATGTCGAAGCGGACAGCTCGCATGTTCTCCTCGCACAGCACTCCCtgagcggagagagagagagaaacatcagTCATGAAACTACAGCATTCATGAAGGTAACGGATGCCAGCGAGCATCACAACTTCAGCAATTAAATCTTTTATACATTGTAATAAGCAAAAATTGTACCGTTTCTATTTTTGtaacaacaaaagcaaagcagagacagacagacagacagagacagagagacagagacagagagagagagagagagagagagagagagagagagagagacagagagagagagagacagagagagagacagagagagagacagagagagagagagagagagagagagagagagagagagagagagagagagagacagagagagagagacagagacagagagagagagagagagagagacagagacagagagagagacagagacagagacagagagagagacagagagacagagacagagagagagagagagagagagcagagagagagagagagacagagagaggagagagagagacagagagagagagacagagagagagagagagagagagagagagagagagagagagagagacagacagagagagagagacagagagagagagagagacagagagagagagagagacagagagagagagagagacagagagagagagagagacagagagagagagagagagagagagagagagagagagagagagagagagagagagagagagagagagagagagagagagagacagagagagagagagagagacagagactaCCATTACAACTTCATTACtggtttgcattttaaaaaatgaaatcgaTCTGATCCGTTTCCTGCGCCCGTGGCGGTCTCAGAAATCTGTGGTAGCTGTTATCCATCACTCGTTCAGAGTGGTGCATGATTTCTCCTCATAGACCAGCCAGAAGAACACGAGCAGGACCGCTGGTCGACCTCGCGGCGTCTCACCTCTTTAGTGGCCCACTGGAAGCCGGCCACGACGCTGTCCTTGATCTCGTTCAGGTACTGCACTCCTTTGGTCACGTCCACCAGGACGTTGGGTCCGGTTCCGTCGGGTCCGAAGCACCAGATCTTACGGGCCTCCGTGACCTCCCACTCGTATTTGTCGGCCAGGTAACGAGCGCGGGCCTTGAGCTCCTGGCGGGCCGTCACGTCGCCCTTGTCGATGTCTTCGGCGAGACCGTCGGGGAACGGCCTGGCCTTCATGTACAGACGGTTGTGCTTGTTGGGAGACTTGGACAGACACATCTGGTCGGACTCGGCGCTGACCGTCTCTCTGTAGGACACAACGGGGTCCGATTTCTGCCGGAGGAAGCAGACACACGAGTCACATCAGGGGAGGCTGGTCGATTCAGCACAGAGCTTTTCAATTAAAGCACATGCAACTATAGGACAAATGCATTAAGCTTTCCTGTGAATTAGGAATAAGTACAAAATGAAGGGGAAAACATTTGTAGAAACAATGCATTAATCTGTGAAACAAGTCTACATGTGCTGGCATAATACACAAATTTTCTTACAATGCATCTAAGAACAGCGTCTCTAAAGAACCAAGACCAACAGACCTTCAGCGGAATACAGGCATGGTCCTCCTCCAGATCTTTAAGGCAGATTTCCAGGTGAAGTTCTCCAGCGCCGGCGATGATGTGCTCTCCGGACTCCTCGATGATGCACTGCACCATGGGGTCGGACTTGGCCAGGCGTTTGAGTCCCTCCACCAGTTTGGGCAGGTCAGCGGGGTTCTTGGCCTCCACCGCCACTCTGACCACAGGGCTGGCGCTGAACTTCATCACCACGCATGTTGTGGGCCTGCTCGAAAGTCGTGATGGTCCCGTCTTCACCAGAAACTGGTCCACGCCAACCAGACCCACAATGTTACCACCACGCACGTCTTCGATGGGCTCCACGCATGTGACCCATCATCAAAATGGTCCTGGAACAGAAGACTTAAGTGTCAGAAAAGCAGCGCACAGAGTCATGACTTGGTTTTAATAACGCAGAGCTTTAGCAACCAGAAATTAACTTCGCTAAAAATTCTTAAAGTGCACAGTTTAAGGGACGCATGAACAATGCTTCTAAACATTGGAAGCGCACCTACCATCCAATCAATGCAACTTCACTGCTTTATTACTTTCAAATTGTCAATTACACAATTTAAGTAATAAATGCGGTCTTTATATTCTTTCCCAGGGCATTATTGACTGTGCTTaaatttatttgaccaaaaacgGAGCAGAAGTCTTCAAACTATAACTGCCTTGTGCAATTTTTGTAAACCTTTAATCAATtggtttaaaattaagtttttcgGACCAAATGCATccttagaattttatttttggtactTTTTACTTCGTAATAAAAGGTCTCGTTAACATTACTGCACTGATTAACTAGCAAAAGGATGATAAGCAAGAAaaaatttataatgcattgcaGAGTATCGAACTTAAAATGAAGACCGATGTGCAAGTActgtttgttaatgttaagCGAAACTTTACAGTAAAGAgttagttttatcattttaaaagttgGTGCGACCAGTGCTGACAAAAGCAGTCAGTCTTTTAggtggaaaataaaacactgagtCACAAAAACAGCCTTAGTGTTTGAAGTATAAATATTAAGTTGTTCAAATGGTTTTAAAGTAACTTCAGAGCATCACTGTAGTGTTAATGAGTCTGGAGCGCTGCAGACCTCTGGATGGGTTTCAGGTAGAGATCCTCCTTCTTCCCAGGGGTGAAGTTTGGTCCCATGATTCTCACTTTCAGCCCAGTGGACACCACACCAGAAAACACACGGCCAAAAGAGTAGAAACGACCCTTATCTGTGGTCGGCACCATTTTGGAGATGTACATCATGAGGGGAGCTTTAGGGTCGCAGTTCTTAATACCTGCGTAGAAGACGTCAGTCAGACAATAGTGCAGAAAAATGACAAGTTAAGAGGGGCATTAAAATGAGCGCATCGTACCCATGGCGGCTTCATCATCTCCGGGTCCTTCGTAAAGCAGCTCGCAGCGGTACTTCTGGGCCGTGACGGGAGAGGGCAGGTGGATGGTGATCATCTGAAGCAGAGCTTCTCCGGCGGGCAGCCAGCGACGCATCACGGCCTTCAGCAGAGGCTTGCCTTCCTTATCCTTGTCCTCCATGTCCAGCTTGATGTCCAGCTTCTCGATCAGCTTGGCGGTTTCCTCCTTCTTGAAGTTCATGATGGCGTCGAACACCTGGAGATGGAGGAAGCGAGGTGAGATCGCCGGCGTAGCAAGAGGAGGTTTGAGCTGCCGTTCAAGGCTCTTTAACGTACCTTGAAGATGGGGTCCAGGATGAGCTGGGCGAAGGTGCGGGGCAGTTTCTTTCCATCGGGGCCGTTGGCAGACTTGCTGAATTTACCGGTGGCTGGGTCAAAATACCTGGAAGAGCACCAGAGGATGAGTAATATCTAACAGATAGCTTATATCCCTTTAAATTACTTGCAATACCGTTGAACGGTTTTAGGTCACTGAGGTTAAACTATTCATCCAAATAACTAGACTTTAAAGAGATTAAGATTTCAAAGcctttacattaaattaaagatgcattcagttcaaaagcgtcagtaaaaacactttttgcaaatagacttattaaaatgatttctaaataaCTGACTGGAAGCTGAATAATAAAATAGCTCCTAATACCACATTAGAAAATCTCAAATAAAGCAGTCTTGGTGATCAGAAGGCggcacttacatttttttttttaaatggcaatatATGAGCTCACATCTAGCAGATGTTTAATTTAAGTAACTTGTGCAAAGAGAAAAGGAGCTTCGTGGTTTTCAGCCAAACCTGCAAGAGCACGCACTTAAATCTACACGAATCTCACCTGTCACCCCAAAGCTTCTTCATCATGTCCTCCACTTTCTTGCAGCGTTCAGCCGGGTTCAGCTGACTCTCACCCTTGGCAGCGAACTTGGCCACGTACATCTCCGCAAACTGCTTGAGAGTGAAGGCCCAGCCGTGAAGACCGGATCCGAACCCCACAGTACCGACCACCGGATCGATCTgagagcacagagagagagagagagaggtgagcaCAAACGGTCCAGCTCAAAGGAACCCTAGTGAGACCGCAGCTCCGGGAAGGGTCTAGATCACAGCAGGTCTCAGATTATTGTGGTAGGTTTATAATCAGCCTATCAGAGTGGTACATGGTTGTTCCTCATAGACCGTAAAGCATTTTAGCATCAACTACACTTGAGCGCAGTTCTCACCATGATGTTGCCCATGGGTCCACCCTCGTCCTCTCCGTACGTGGAGATGATGACGTTGACGTTCTCCACGATGCGCTGGAAGGTTTGGTACAGCTCCTCGGGTTCCAGCTGCAGCTCCAGTAGAGCTCGGTCCATCTTATTCATCATCAGCACGGGCTTAATGCGCTCGGCGATGGCCTGTCTCAGCACCGTCTCGGTCTGCACGCACACACCTGCGCGAAAACCATCAAGAGTTTAGCAAAAAGGGCATTCGACGCCATCAGGGCTTCATCAAAGTAACTTTAAGAGCTTTCCGATAGCAAGAATAAGCGATAAATCGAAAAGGTGACAGTGGTGGTTTCAGTatgcaagtaaaaataaacagattactGCAGGCCTTATGATGTTAAGATGCCAgcaacagctattttaaatacagGTAAGAATCTCATTTCAAAACTACAACCTTTGTAATATACATAAGTGCAAATacaataaacatgcattaaaacaagCAATAATATATATGAGTCTATTAGCTTAATACATGAAGGTAAAACCAGTGAACAGAATGGAAAACCGGTTACACGATTAAAGCacatacattacacacacatacatataatgtaCTACATTAAGCTAACAGACTCGTCAACAATTGCATCATCTTTGCTCTCTTGATTTTAATTGCTATTATTGTCCTCATTCGTAAGTCGCTTCTGGacaggcgtctgctaaatgacaaaatttaaaGCCGTAACCTATGAAAGGTGAAAAAGAGTCTTTGAGGCCAATAAGCAAGCTTACCAGAGACACAGTCCACCACAACCAGAGCTCCATCAGTGACACGCAGAGCAGCCGTGACCTCGGAGGAGAAGTCGACATGGCCAGGAGAGTCGATCAGGTTGATGAGGAAACCAGATCCATCCTTGCACTGCTTAATGAAGGCCAGGTCGTTATCGGACAGCTCGTAGTACATGGAGATGGCACTGCGAAAGAGACACCAACGACTCGCTCTTTATCATGCGCTCTGCTTGGCTTGCTTCTAGTTTAggccaacacacacacttactgaataaaaagaacTTCAGGtttgtcatttaataataaacatgtttcGCATCAAACACAATTGAGCCATCACTTCAATACAATTATACACgtggcatttttgttttgcaatataCTGATATTGACGTGATGCATTGTTCCACCCCAACAAACACTTCAATTTAACTTTAGTGCATGGACCCGACGCCATAAAACAGTGAAAAAGCACAGCCTTTGGCCTCATGAACACAGCCACTCCCAACTGATCATCATTTAGAAACACGACAACACCATTCGACTGCACTTTTAACGCAAGATTGCCGTTTTAACTACCTGATAACTCATGACATCATGCACGCATCTCATTCACAGACCTAGAATTCAAACTCTAATATGTTGCAGCTGTTACGCGTACA from Puntigrus tetrazona isolate hp1 unplaced genomic scaffold, ASM1883169v1 S000000837, whole genome shotgun sequence includes:
- the eef2b gene encoding LOW QUALITY PROTEIN: elongation factor 2b (The sequence of the model RefSeq protein was modified relative to this genomic sequence to represent the inferred CDS: inserted 2 bases in 2 codons; deleted 2 bases in 2 codons) encodes the protein MVNFTVDQIRAIMDKKSNIRNMSVIAHVDHGKSTLTDSLVSKAGIIASARAGETRFTDTRKDEQERCITIKSTAISMYYELSDNDLAFIKQCKDGSGFLINLIDSPGHVDFSSEVTAALRVTDGALVVVDCVSGVCVQTETVLRQAIAERIKPVLMMNKMDRALLELQLEPEELYQTFQRIVENVNVIISTYGEDEGGPMGNIMIDPVVGTVGFGSGLHGWAFTLKQFAEMYVAKFAAKGESQLNPAERCKKVEDMMKKLWGDRYFDPATGKFSKSANGPDGKKLPRTFAQLILDPIFKVFDAIMNFKKEETAKLIEKLDIKLDMEDKDKEGKPLLKAVMRRWLPAGEALLQMITIHLPSPVTAQKYRCELLYEGPGDDEAAMGIKNCDPKAPLMMYISKMVPTTDKGRFYSFGRVFSGVVSTGLKVRIMGPNFTPGKKEDLYLKPIQRTILMMGHMVEPIEDVRGGNIVGLVGVDQFLVKXGTITTFEQAHNMRVMKFSASPVVRVAVEAKNPADLPKLVEGLKRLAKSDPMVQCIIEESGEHIIAGAGELHLEICLKDLEEDHACIPLKKSDPVVSYRETVSAESDQMCLSKSPNKHNRLYMKARPFPDGLAEDIDKGDVTARQELKARARYLADKYEWEVTEARKIWCFGPDGTGPNVLVDVTKGVQYLNEIKDSVVAGFQWATKEGVLCEENMRAVRFDIHDVTLHTDAIHRGGGQIIPTARRVLYACQLTAEPRLMEPVYLVEIQCPEQVVGGIYGVLNRKRGHVFEESQVMGTPMFVVKAYLPVNESFGFTADLRSNTGGQAXPQCVFDHWQILQGDPKDPASKPFQIVGDTRKRKGLKEGLPALDNFLDKL